The Nicotiana sylvestris chromosome 6, ASM39365v2, whole genome shotgun sequence genomic sequence GCAGAATATAGAGTTGCTAGACATGTGTTGGGAGAATTAGTTTGGCTACTTAGATTGCTTGTAGAGTTGGCAGCCCCTTTGACACTACCTGTTCTAGTCTTCTGTGATAGTTAGGCGGCACTTCACATAGCCAAAAATCTTGTATTCCATGAACGCACCAAACACATAGAGGTGGACTGTCACTTTGTGCGTGATCAAGTGCACGAAGGGATCATTACACTGCATCATATTTCCACAAACGATTAGCTGGCAGACATATTCACTAAGCCCCTCACAGGAATGAAGCATTGCAATTTACTTAGCAAGTTGGCTGTGAGTTCCTCCCTTccaacttggggggggggggtattaaagcatatatgtatattTGTGTATTAGTATAATTGTAGATGATACATAGTATAGATAGGGGTAGATACACTGTAGTAAATAATTTTCAATTCATTGTATTTTTCTACAATTGTACAAAATGACTTCATTTTCTTTCTAATGAGAAATTGAGAAGAAACCTTCTAGAAGCTTCACCTCTTATGGCTCTCCTCAACCGCCATTAGAGCTCATTCAAGGTGAGCttgtcttcttcatcttccttaTTGTTTCGACAAGAACCGTATTAGATAAATCCGGCCACTAAAGCTTTTGGGCAACAAAcgtaaataaagaagaaaaaaaactatTGAATACAAGTGCATAGCACTAATAGGCAACGTGATCTGAACTTATAAATCGAATATGCAGGATAAATATACAAGGCAACACAGCAAAGAACAAGCTAATTAAATCTCAAAAATTTCTATGGGATTTTTACACATATAGCCAGCCatattaattgtttattttttctagccatatacatagattatacattgaccgactatttttagtttaagtcgTAGGGTAGGAGGCTATTTGGATTAATTTTTCAATTTCTATGAATGCCAAAATTTTGTGAAAACATAATCTGGATTCTTATGGCTTTTTTCCTGGCCCCTTACGTCTCAAATTACTTCATTTGGAATTTCTTCAACATATGTCTCACAATGGAAattggcaaaagaagaaaagtttatgatatatatatatatattataaatgaAAGCTAGTGATTACAAATTTAACCAAATTAAGCTACAAAATAAAATTTACTtatatatgtggatgatgttataaATTAGGCATCAAACAAAGCAAAAGGGACTATCTTAATAGTTACGGAACTGCTGCCATTACGCAACTGAGATAATCAAATTTCTGATCTCAAAGACAAAAAGGAGGAGACCAAACTACGTTTCCTAGTTTGCATAAGAACATATACGTTTATTAGTAATATATGGATTAAATcgttattaaaaatgaaaaaactaACCTTAATAATAGTAAACAAACTTATATTTTGTTTAAAAAGAAAACAGACATTTAAGTATACAATGTATACTAAGTATTTATTAATGCAATCAGAGCTCACCCCATTTTTCCAGTAAATTTTCCTCTGCTAACTTTTAAGATTTCCATAACCAGACAACCAAACTAGATTACTATTATGGGAACAGTATTGCGGGCAAAACCCTAAAGAAACAAAGGGTAATTTTGTATGTCAAAACTTTGCAAGAAAGGTCTCTTCTAGACAGAGGCGGATCAAGCGTgtcgggttcaactgaacccagtATTTTCGACGCGTAAcataaatttatatgtaaaaattatttaaaataagaataaagagtagatatgaacccataactttaacaATATAATGGATTCAATACTAAATTTTTTATAGGTTGAACCCATAAAattcaaatcctggatccgcctctgcttctagatataaataaaacaaacataTGTTCGATCACATGAGCAGGGAACTAACACAAGAAATAAACCAATGAATGTGTTCCCAAATATTTCCACAGCACAAATCAttcatcaaaatctcaaaaaaccTTCCATGTTATAGCCACAAATGGACATATAAGAAATGGCTGAattaattgtatatatataatactCTAATTTGTGAACTAAAATTTCCAAATGATTAATCCCCTCAATAATAAAAACAATTCTGCTTCATGTGACACAGTTAATCACTGGTCAAAATACGATATGCTATTATTATGAATGGTGGCACTAAAGTTTGCCCCCGCACTAGAAGGGGGCGTATACAAAGATGAAACGGAGGAAGTGGAAGAAGAGGAGGAGACCACCACCACAGACGGCAGCGGAGGCGGCGGTGGTGGCGGAGTAGGCGGAGCTTGGGGCAGCTGATCAGCGACAGACGTGGAAATAGATGCTATAAGACTATTGGCAGCTTCTCTATATTTGTATCTGAGAATCTCAGACCTAATTGCATTAAGCTCAGCTTGTAAAgtttgaagttgttgttgtaaAGTTGAAATTGCACCCATGCATCCGTACACTGGATCCCTTAGCCTCACATTTGCTTCATATACCAAACTATTTGCTGCATCTGCTCTTTGACCCACTGGTACCTCCTAATTAATCAATATTTTCacaccaaaaagaaagaaaaaaacaaaaagaaaaggaaagaaaatcaccCAACAATTTAAGAAAGGGGTTTAACTGTGCAAAATATAAAAGAATTTTTTCACTATTAGGTCATCTAAAGATAACAATAAGTAACTTATATTTAGTGTAATTAGTTATTACGTCAAagagtttaacttttatatacTAAAAAATGTacttcctccgtttcaatttatgtgaacatatttAACAGggtacgaagtttaagaaaaaagaaaagacttttgaacttgtggtgtaaaataatgcacatatattttattttgtgtggttataaatcatcgcgtaaaggtaaattgtttccaaatatggAAATGAGTCAtttttttggcacggactaaaaatgaaataggttcacataaattgagaagGAGGGAGTAAATTTTTTATACCATCATATTAAAGTAACATGATACAGTAGGTAACTATCGTAGAAAGCCTAATTTGCTAATCTTAGAAAAATAAATCAAATGACTTGTTATAACTAGTTATAattgaaatccacctagaaataaCTAGTTACACattggtggtggaaattgtttttcaTATTATCGGTGCGTATAattgaaatccacctagaaaaatAAGACAAGTAACCTTCTATAAGAAGTTAAAATACGTACtttaaaatctgaagttcttCAGCCTATCAGTGCAcataaattaaatcc encodes the following:
- the LOC104246616 gene encoding LOB domain-containing protein 15-like isoform X1, yielding MSRESLLLVVNRERLDEIGKKLKTEIDASSQLHMQQQMGRRQILGPAVGTTLNTITPCAACKLLRRRCAEECPFSPYFSPHEPQKFAAVHKVFGASNVSKLLLEVPVGQRADAANSLVYEANVRLRDPVYGCMGAISTLQQQLQTLQAELNAIRSEILRYKYREAANSLIASISTSVADQLPQAPPTPPPPPPPLPSVVVVSSSSSTSSVSSLYTPPSSAGANFSATIHNNSISYFDQ
- the LOC104246616 gene encoding LOB domain-containing protein 15-like isoform X2, producing MSRERERLDEIGKKLKTEIDASSQLHMQQQMGRRQILGPAVGTTLNTITPCAACKLLRRRCAEECPFSPYFSPHEPQKFAAVHKVFGASNVSKLLLEVPVGQRADAANSLVYEANVRLRDPVYGCMGAISTLQQQLQTLQAELNAIRSEILRYKYREAANSLIASISTSVADQLPQAPPTPPPPPPPLPSVVVVSSSSSTSSVSSLYTPPSSAGANFSATIHNNSISYFDQ